The Bacillus carboniphilus genome has a window encoding:
- a CDS encoding sugar ABC transporter permease has product MVQSKKQKYLFLAFCLLPTFIVFLIFTLYPMVNGVYLSFFDWSGTSAVKDFIAFDNYKRLWNDSVIPKTILNDYFFVVTKAIGIMLLSLFFAVALTQLKIKEAPFYRIVFFFPNIMSVVVIGILWQFIYDPDMGLVNGLLELIGLVEWTRPWLGTMEWALPAVTIVAIWAGIGLFMLLLMGGIMNVPRNLYESAEIDGASEWQQFWRITVPLIWPQIRTSIIYIVITSLNGSFVLVQVMTNGGPGNATEVMGSYLYQKAFEDFQFGYGATIGVLILVVSLATVLIMQFLLKRERVEY; this is encoded by the coding sequence ATGGTTCAGTCCAAAAAGCAAAAATATCTATTTTTAGCGTTTTGTTTATTACCTACCTTTATCGTGTTTCTCATTTTCACCCTGTATCCAATGGTCAATGGGGTTTATTTATCTTTTTTTGATTGGTCTGGGACAAGTGCTGTGAAAGATTTCATTGCCTTTGATAACTACAAGCGACTATGGAATGATTCCGTGATTCCAAAGACGATTCTCAACGACTATTTCTTTGTTGTCACAAAAGCGATCGGCATTATGTTGTTGTCCCTCTTCTTCGCGGTTGCGTTGACACAGCTAAAAATTAAAGAGGCTCCTTTTTATCGCATTGTCTTCTTCTTCCCCAACATCATGTCTGTCGTGGTCATCGGGATCCTTTGGCAGTTCATTTATGACCCTGATATGGGACTTGTGAATGGTTTACTAGAGTTAATCGGTTTAGTAGAATGGACAAGACCATGGCTAGGAACAATGGAATGGGCTTTGCCAGCCGTAACGATAGTCGCAATTTGGGCAGGGATTGGATTATTCATGCTGCTTTTAATGGGCGGCATAATGAATGTGCCGAGGAACTTATATGAATCTGCAGAGATTGATGGAGCGAGCGAGTGGCAACAGTTTTGGAGAATCACGGTACCATTGATATGGCCACAAATTAGAACTTCCATCATTTATATTGTCATCACCTCTTTAAATGGCTCCTTCGTACTTGTACAAGTCATGACCAATGGTGGTCCTGGAAATGCTACAGAAGTGATGGGGTCTTACCTTTACCAAAAGGCTTTTGAGGATTTTCAATTTGGTTATGGTGCGACCATCGGTGTACTTATTTTAGTCGTATCATTGGCTACCGTTTTGATTATGCAATTTTTACTTAAACGTGAAAGAGTTGAATATTAG
- a CDS encoding carbohydrate ABC transporter permease: MAAIKFLAKLTVRIPLLIWSVIVVFPIIWMFLGAFKTNAEIFRSPWSLPETFNVGNFVSAWTDFNIGTAFMNTLFVTVLGTVLCLIFAIPTSYALDRIRFKGSDVLLNLYLSSMMIPAVLGWIPLFFLLMKLNMLDNLVALSLVYAVSHIPFTIFILVSFMGTVPRELEEAASIDGMSPYGILLKIVTPLVKSGIITASILNAISFWNEYFMALILLQTDSKNTLGVQMDLISTNAQYNSAWGVLFAGLTIAVIPVIIFYSMFQRHIVKGMTEGAVKG, from the coding sequence ATGGCTGCCATCAAATTTTTAGCTAAACTAACCGTTCGAATCCCTCTGCTCATCTGGTCTGTGATTGTGGTATTTCCTATCATTTGGATGTTCCTTGGCGCTTTCAAAACAAATGCAGAAATTTTTCGCTCCCCTTGGTCGTTACCGGAAACATTTAATGTAGGAAACTTTGTCTCAGCATGGACAGATTTTAATATTGGCACGGCATTTATGAACACATTGTTTGTGACCGTGTTAGGGACGGTTTTGTGTTTGATTTTTGCGATTCCCACCTCGTATGCGCTGGACCGCATTCGTTTTAAAGGAAGCGATGTTTTATTAAATCTATACCTTTCTTCCATGATGATTCCCGCCGTTCTCGGTTGGATACCCTTGTTCTTCTTGTTGATGAAGCTCAACATGTTAGACAACCTAGTGGCTTTATCGTTGGTGTATGCAGTTTCCCACATTCCATTTACCATTTTTATTTTAGTGAGCTTTATGGGAACCGTACCACGGGAGCTGGAAGAAGCCGCGTCCATTGATGGGATGAGTCCCTATGGCATTCTATTAAAAATCGTCACTCCTCTTGTAAAGTCGGGGATCATTACAGCTTCCATTTTGAATGCCATTTCATTTTGGAACGAATATTTTATGGCGTTGATTCTTTTACAGACGGATAGTAAAAATACGTTGGGTGTTCAAATGGATTTAATCAGCACCAACGCCCAATATAATAGTGCCTGGGGTGTGTTATTTGCAGGTCTGACTATTGCAGTGATTCCGGTTATTATTTTCTATTCCATGTTCCAGCGGCATATTGTGAAAGGGATGACCGAGGGTGCGGTGAAAGGATAA